A single genomic interval of Armigeres subalbatus isolate Guangzhou_Male chromosome 1, GZ_Asu_2, whole genome shotgun sequence harbors:
- the LOC134208541 gene encoding uncharacterized protein LOC134208541 isoform X6 has protein sequence MLRLILVVVLLAAPTFSNAERRRAYYRKTTTTSTAAPIVEETSSSEAKYHDSAGEGSSLNFDGKVKKLSSFSFDDSALASYTSNKNKKNKLSLDDDSFGGGSSFGLSNNFGVGKLDNPFSSGGKFTNPYGFGEPPLVKSAVSTLKHFGAGLLGKLDKPSSSHYGIDSEESGFGSSKFKAFGKGSSGSSSFKNKYNLDSDESGEIYTKAKNPKLHSSYGTKLKSSHNTEFESDFDVKNIKLPGTLNTFRPNNFPKSTKHKSKYGSDIDNPNPLEFRPNFKLQDVPNLYPDEHIGAGIAAKGQIENFLNAEHSFRNEPIRTTHFLDGHPGKKGQYNQFLKSQEDEQFEKEALKAQIEYLKAQASKRPVAEVRRPPGPPPSAKINSGPPRGRPVRRIPQLAPLGAKQSRPPVRIPHYNDRPYSISFKL, from the exons attcTTGTAGTAGTGCTGTTAGCCGCACCAACCTTCTCAAATGCTGAACGACGGCGGGCATATTACCGAAAAACAACCACAACCAGCACTGCAGCGCCGATTGTAGAGGAAACCTCCAGTTCCGAGGCCAAATATCATGATAGCGCAGGGGAAG GATCATCACTGAACTTTGACGGTAAGGTGAAGAAGCTGTCATCTTTCTCGTTTGACGACTCTGCACTTGCATCGTACACTTCCAACAAGAACAAGAAGAACAAACTTTCACTAGACGACGACTCCTTCGGAGGTGGCAGCTCATTTGGACTCAGTAATAACTTCGGTGTCGGTAAGCTCGATAATCCTTTTTCTAGTGGTGGTAAGTTCACCAACCCTTACGGGTTCGGCGAGCCACCATTGGTAAAATCAGCTGTGTCGACACTGAAACATTTTGGCGCTGGACTTTTAGGTAAACTTGATAAACCATCTTCCTCCCATTATGGCATTGACAGCGAAGAGAGCGGTTTTGGAAGTTCAAAATTCAAAGCTTTTGGCAAAGGTAGTAGCGGAAGTAGTagcttcaaaaataaatataaccTTGATAGCGACGAGTCCGGAGAGATATACACGAAAGCAAAGAATCCAAAACTGCACTCATCCTATGGCACCAAACTGAAATCCTCCCACAACACAGAGTTTGAAAGCGACTTCGATGTGAAAAACATCAAGCTGCCTGGAACTCTCAACACGTTCAGACCTAACAACTTCCCTAAATCGACAAAACACAAATCCAAATATGGTTCCGACATTGACAACCCTAACCCGCTTGAATTCCGACCTAACTTCAAACTGCAAGATGTACCAAATCTGTATCCCGATGAACATATAGGTGCAGGGATTGCCGCCAAGGGTCAAATCGAGAACTTTCTCAATGCGGAACACTCCTTCCGGAACGAACCAATCCGAACGACGCACTTCCTCGACGGTCACCCCGGCAAAAAGGGTCAGTATAATCAGTTTTTGAAATCTCAGGAGGATGAACAGTTCGAAAAGGAAGCTCTAAAGGCGCAGATCGAATACTTGAAAGCCCAAGCCTCGAAGCGGCCAGTTGCTGAAGTGAGACGCCCACCCGGTCCCCCACCGTCAGCGAAGATCAATTCAGGCCCACCACGGGGTCGTCCAGTGCGACGTATTCCGCAGCTAGCTCCGCTTGGTGCTAAACAATCCCGACCGCCAGTGAGGATTCCGCATTACAACGACAGACCGTACAGTATTAGCTTCAAGCTCTAA
- the LOC134208541 gene encoding uncharacterized protein LOC134208541 isoform X5 — protein sequence MLRLILVVVLLAAPTFSNAERRRAYYRKTTTTSTAAPIVEETSSSEAKYHDSAGEGLYTVGDSFTIGGGFSSSTPRDNIAKGSAFKPVTSSGDKLTSFSEYGYGGTQISDHNDSGSDEDYGINLKNIKPLKSSSSSSSFKPSGSFDFLNTDYLKSPSDSKTKTSYTNKFSISHPNPTKSSLTGKVDHLDDSTEYEIYSSLKSANSYKTSLNNLGLSKNLPYEAISGSSLNFDGKVKKLSSFSFDDSALASYTSNKNKKNKLSLDDDSFGGGSSFGLSNNFGVGKLDNPFSSGGKFTNPYGFGEPPLVKSAVSTLKHFGAGLLGAGIAAKGQIENFLNAEHSFRNEPIRTTHFLDGHPGKKGQYNQFLKSQEDEQFEKEALKAQIEYLKAQASKRPVAEVRRPPGPPPSAKINSGPPRGRPVRRIPQLAPLGAKQSRPPVRIPHYNDRPYSISFKL from the exons attcTTGTAGTAGTGCTGTTAGCCGCACCAACCTTCTCAAATGCTGAACGACGGCGGGCATATTACCGAAAAACAACCACAACCAGCACTGCAGCGCCGATTGTAGAGGAAACCTCCAGTTCCGAGGCCAAATATCATGATAGCGCAGGGGAAGGTCTGTATACGGTTGGCGATTCATTTACAATAGGTGGTGGTTTTTCTTCGTCCACGCCCAGGGATAACATTGCCAAAGGAAGTGCCTTCAAGCCTGTCACTAGCAGCGGTGATAAACTGACA TCGTTCTCTGAATATGGATATGGCGGCACACAGATATCCGATCACAATGACTCTGGCTCGGACGAAGATTATGGAATCAACCTGAAAAACATTAAACCTCTCAAATCATCCTCGAGTTCCAGCAGTTTCAAACCTTCTGGATCATTTGATTTTCTGAACACTGACTATTTGAAATCACCTTCGGACAGTAAAACGAAAACCTCCTACaccaataaattttcaatttcccaCCCCAATCCCACGAAATCATCCCTGACGGGTAAGGTTGACCATTTGGACGATTCAACCGAGTATGAAATATACTCCAGCTTAAAGTCCGCCAATAGTTACAAAACCTCGTTGAATAATCTAGGTTTATCGAAAAACTTACCATATGAGGCTATTTCAGGATCATCACTGAACTTTGACGGTAAGGTGAAGAAGCTGTCATCTTTCTCGTTTGACGACTCTGCACTTGCATCGTACACTTCCAACAAGAACAAGAAGAACAAACTTTCACTAGACGACGACTCCTTCGGAGGTGGCAGCTCATTTGGACTCAGTAATAACTTCGGTGTCGGTAAGCTCGATAATCCTTTTTCTAGTGGTGGTAAGTTCACCAACCCTTACGGGTTCGGCGAGCCACCATTGGTAAAATCAGCTGTGTCGACACTGAAACATTTTGGCGCTGGACTTTTAG GTGCAGGGATTGCCGCCAAGGGTCAAATCGAGAACTTTCTCAATGCGGAACACTCCTTCCGGAACGAACCAATCCGAACGACGCACTTCCTCGACGGTCACCCCGGCAAAAAGGGTCAGTATAATCAGTTTTTGAAATCTCAGGAGGATGAACAGTTCGAAAAGGAAGCTCTAAAGGCGCAGATCGAATACTTGAAAGCCCAAGCCTCGAAGCGGCCAGTTGCTGAAGTGAGACGCCCACCCGGTCCCCCACCGTCAGCGAAGATCAATTCAGGCCCACCACGGGGTCGTCCAGTGCGACGTATTCCGCAGCTAGCTCCGCTTGGTGCTAAACAATCCCGACCGCCAGTGAGGATTCCGCATTACAACGACAGACCGTACAGTATTAGCTTCAAGCTCTAA
- the LOC134208541 gene encoding uncharacterized protein LOC134208541 isoform X4: MLRLILVVVLLAAPTFSNAERRRAYYRKTTTTSTAAPIVEETSSSEAKYHDSAGEGLYTVGDSFTIGGGFSSSTPRDNIAKGSAFKPVTSSGDKLTSFSEYGYGGTQISDHNDSGSDEDYGINLKNIKPLKSSSSSSSFKPSGSFDFLNTDYLKSPSDSKTKTSYTNKFSISHPNPTKSSLTGSSLNFDGKVKKLSSFSFDDSALASYTSNKNKKNKLSLDDDSFGGGSSFGLSNNFGVGKLDKPSSSHYGIDSEESGFGSSKFKAFGKGSSGSSSFKNKYNLDSDESGEIYTKAKNPKLHSSYGTKLKSSHNTEFESDFDVKNIKLPGTLNTFRPNNFPKSTKHKSKYGSDIDNPNPLEFRPNFKLQDVPNLYPDEHIGAGIAAKGQIENFLNAEHSFRNEPIRTTHFLDGHPGKKGQYNQFLKSQEDEQFEKEALKAQIEYLKAQASKRPVAEVRRPPGPPPSAKINSGPPRGRPVRRIPQLAPLGAKQSRPPVRIPHYNDRPYSISFKL; encoded by the exons attcTTGTAGTAGTGCTGTTAGCCGCACCAACCTTCTCAAATGCTGAACGACGGCGGGCATATTACCGAAAAACAACCACAACCAGCACTGCAGCGCCGATTGTAGAGGAAACCTCCAGTTCCGAGGCCAAATATCATGATAGCGCAGGGGAAGGTCTGTATACGGTTGGCGATTCATTTACAATAGGTGGTGGTTTTTCTTCGTCCACGCCCAGGGATAACATTGCCAAAGGAAGTGCCTTCAAGCCTGTCACTAGCAGCGGTGATAAACTGACA TCGTTCTCTGAATATGGATATGGCGGCACACAGATATCCGATCACAATGACTCTGGCTCGGACGAAGATTATGGAATCAACCTGAAAAACATTAAACCTCTCAAATCATCCTCGAGTTCCAGCAGTTTCAAACCTTCTGGATCATTTGATTTTCTGAACACTGACTATTTGAAATCACCTTCGGACAGTAAAACGAAAACCTCCTACaccaataaattttcaatttcccaCCCCAATCCCACGAAATCATCCCTGACGG GATCATCACTGAACTTTGACGGTAAGGTGAAGAAGCTGTCATCTTTCTCGTTTGACGACTCTGCACTTGCATCGTACACTTCCAACAAGAACAAGAAGAACAAACTTTCACTAGACGACGACTCCTTCGGAGGTGGCAGCTCATTTGGACTCAGTAATAACTTCGGTGTCG GTAAACTTGATAAACCATCTTCCTCCCATTATGGCATTGACAGCGAAGAGAGCGGTTTTGGAAGTTCAAAATTCAAAGCTTTTGGCAAAGGTAGTAGCGGAAGTAGTagcttcaaaaataaatataaccTTGATAGCGACGAGTCCGGAGAGATATACACGAAAGCAAAGAATCCAAAACTGCACTCATCCTATGGCACCAAACTGAAATCCTCCCACAACACAGAGTTTGAAAGCGACTTCGATGTGAAAAACATCAAGCTGCCTGGAACTCTCAACACGTTCAGACCTAACAACTTCCCTAAATCGACAAAACACAAATCCAAATATGGTTCCGACATTGACAACCCTAACCCGCTTGAATTCCGACCTAACTTCAAACTGCAAGATGTACCAAATCTGTATCCCGATGAACATATAGGTGCAGGGATTGCCGCCAAGGGTCAAATCGAGAACTTTCTCAATGCGGAACACTCCTTCCGGAACGAACCAATCCGAACGACGCACTTCCTCGACGGTCACCCCGGCAAAAAGGGTCAGTATAATCAGTTTTTGAAATCTCAGGAGGATGAACAGTTCGAAAAGGAAGCTCTAAAGGCGCAGATCGAATACTTGAAAGCCCAAGCCTCGAAGCGGCCAGTTGCTGAAGTGAGACGCCCACCCGGTCCCCCACCGTCAGCGAAGATCAATTCAGGCCCACCACGGGGTCGTCCAGTGCGACGTATTCCGCAGCTAGCTCCGCTTGGTGCTAAACAATCCCGACCGCCAGTGAGGATTCCGCATTACAACGACAGACCGTACAGTATTAGCTTCAAGCTCTAA
- the LOC134208541 gene encoding uncharacterized protein LOC134208541 isoform X3 produces the protein MLRLILVVVLLAAPTFSNAERRRAYYRKTTTTSTAAPIVEETSSSEAKYHDSAGEGLYTVGDSFTIGGGFSSSTPRDNIAKGSAFKPVTSSGDKLTSFSEYGYGGTQISDHNDSGSDEDYGINLKNIKPLKSSSSSSSFKPSGSFDFLNTDYLKSPSDSKTKTSYTNKFSISHPNPTKSSLTGSSLNFDGKVKKLSSFSFDDSALASYTSNKNKKNKLSLDDDSFGGGSSFGLSNNFGVGKLDNPFSSGGKFTNPYGFGEPPLVKSAVSTLKHFGAGLLGKLDKPSSSHYGIDSEESGFGSSKFKAFGKGSSGSSSFKNKYNLDSDESGEIYTKAKNPKLHSSYGTKLKSSHNTEFESDFDVKNIKLPGTLNTFRPNNFPKSTKHKSKYGSDIDNPNPLEFRPNFKLQDVPNLYPDEHIGAGIAAKGQIENFLNAEHSFRNEPIRTTHFLDGHPGKKGQYNQFLKSQEDEQFEKEALKAQIEYLKAQASKRPVAEVRRPPGPPPSAKINSGPPRGRPVRRIPQLAPLGAKQSRPPVRIPHYNDRPYSISFKL, from the exons attcTTGTAGTAGTGCTGTTAGCCGCACCAACCTTCTCAAATGCTGAACGACGGCGGGCATATTACCGAAAAACAACCACAACCAGCACTGCAGCGCCGATTGTAGAGGAAACCTCCAGTTCCGAGGCCAAATATCATGATAGCGCAGGGGAAGGTCTGTATACGGTTGGCGATTCATTTACAATAGGTGGTGGTTTTTCTTCGTCCACGCCCAGGGATAACATTGCCAAAGGAAGTGCCTTCAAGCCTGTCACTAGCAGCGGTGATAAACTGACA TCGTTCTCTGAATATGGATATGGCGGCACACAGATATCCGATCACAATGACTCTGGCTCGGACGAAGATTATGGAATCAACCTGAAAAACATTAAACCTCTCAAATCATCCTCGAGTTCCAGCAGTTTCAAACCTTCTGGATCATTTGATTTTCTGAACACTGACTATTTGAAATCACCTTCGGACAGTAAAACGAAAACCTCCTACaccaataaattttcaatttcccaCCCCAATCCCACGAAATCATCCCTGACGG GATCATCACTGAACTTTGACGGTAAGGTGAAGAAGCTGTCATCTTTCTCGTTTGACGACTCTGCACTTGCATCGTACACTTCCAACAAGAACAAGAAGAACAAACTTTCACTAGACGACGACTCCTTCGGAGGTGGCAGCTCATTTGGACTCAGTAATAACTTCGGTGTCGGTAAGCTCGATAATCCTTTTTCTAGTGGTGGTAAGTTCACCAACCCTTACGGGTTCGGCGAGCCACCATTGGTAAAATCAGCTGTGTCGACACTGAAACATTTTGGCGCTGGACTTTTAGGTAAACTTGATAAACCATCTTCCTCCCATTATGGCATTGACAGCGAAGAGAGCGGTTTTGGAAGTTCAAAATTCAAAGCTTTTGGCAAAGGTAGTAGCGGAAGTAGTagcttcaaaaataaatataaccTTGATAGCGACGAGTCCGGAGAGATATACACGAAAGCAAAGAATCCAAAACTGCACTCATCCTATGGCACCAAACTGAAATCCTCCCACAACACAGAGTTTGAAAGCGACTTCGATGTGAAAAACATCAAGCTGCCTGGAACTCTCAACACGTTCAGACCTAACAACTTCCCTAAATCGACAAAACACAAATCCAAATATGGTTCCGACATTGACAACCCTAACCCGCTTGAATTCCGACCTAACTTCAAACTGCAAGATGTACCAAATCTGTATCCCGATGAACATATAGGTGCAGGGATTGCCGCCAAGGGTCAAATCGAGAACTTTCTCAATGCGGAACACTCCTTCCGGAACGAACCAATCCGAACGACGCACTTCCTCGACGGTCACCCCGGCAAAAAGGGTCAGTATAATCAGTTTTTGAAATCTCAGGAGGATGAACAGTTCGAAAAGGAAGCTCTAAAGGCGCAGATCGAATACTTGAAAGCCCAAGCCTCGAAGCGGCCAGTTGCTGAAGTGAGACGCCCACCCGGTCCCCCACCGTCAGCGAAGATCAATTCAGGCCCACCACGGGGTCGTCCAGTGCGACGTATTCCGCAGCTAGCTCCGCTTGGTGCTAAACAATCCCGACCGCCAGTGAGGATTCCGCATTACAACGACAGACCGTACAGTATTAGCTTCAAGCTCTAA
- the LOC134208541 gene encoding uncharacterized protein LOC134208541 isoform X1, translating to MLRLILVVVLLAAPTFSNAERRRAYYRKTTTTSTAAPIVEETSSSEAKYHDSAGEGLYTVGDSFTIGGGFSSSTPRDNIAKGSAFKPVTSSGDKLTSFSEYGYGGTQISDHNDSGSDEDYGINLKNIKPLKSSSSSSSFKPSGSFDFLNTDYLKSPSDSKTKTSYTNKFSISHPNPTKSSLTGKVDHLDDSTEYEIYSSLKSANSYKTSLNNLGLSKNLPYEAISGSSLNFDGKVKKLSSFSFDDSALASYTSNKNKKNKLSLDDDSFGGGSSFGLSNNFGVGKLDNPFSSGGKFTNPYGFGEPPLVKSAVSTLKHFGAGLLGKLDKPSSSHYGIDSEESGFGSSKFKAFGKGSSGSSSFKNKYNLDSDESGEIYTKAKNPKLHSSYGTKLKSSHNTEFESDFDVKNIKLPGTLNTFRPNNFPKSTKHKSKYGSDIDNPNPLEFRPNFKLQDVPNLYPDEHIGAGIAAKGQIENFLNAEHSFRNEPIRTTHFLDGHPGKKGQYNQFLKSQEDEQFEKEALKAQIEYLKAQASKRPVAEVRRPPGPPPSAKINSGPPRGRPVRRIPQLAPLGAKQSRPPVRIPHYNDRPYSISFKL from the exons attcTTGTAGTAGTGCTGTTAGCCGCACCAACCTTCTCAAATGCTGAACGACGGCGGGCATATTACCGAAAAACAACCACAACCAGCACTGCAGCGCCGATTGTAGAGGAAACCTCCAGTTCCGAGGCCAAATATCATGATAGCGCAGGGGAAGGTCTGTATACGGTTGGCGATTCATTTACAATAGGTGGTGGTTTTTCTTCGTCCACGCCCAGGGATAACATTGCCAAAGGAAGTGCCTTCAAGCCTGTCACTAGCAGCGGTGATAAACTGACA TCGTTCTCTGAATATGGATATGGCGGCACACAGATATCCGATCACAATGACTCTGGCTCGGACGAAGATTATGGAATCAACCTGAAAAACATTAAACCTCTCAAATCATCCTCGAGTTCCAGCAGTTTCAAACCTTCTGGATCATTTGATTTTCTGAACACTGACTATTTGAAATCACCTTCGGACAGTAAAACGAAAACCTCCTACaccaataaattttcaatttcccaCCCCAATCCCACGAAATCATCCCTGACGGGTAAGGTTGACCATTTGGACGATTCAACCGAGTATGAAATATACTCCAGCTTAAAGTCCGCCAATAGTTACAAAACCTCGTTGAATAATCTAGGTTTATCGAAAAACTTACCATATGAGGCTATTTCAGGATCATCACTGAACTTTGACGGTAAGGTGAAGAAGCTGTCATCTTTCTCGTTTGACGACTCTGCACTTGCATCGTACACTTCCAACAAGAACAAGAAGAACAAACTTTCACTAGACGACGACTCCTTCGGAGGTGGCAGCTCATTTGGACTCAGTAATAACTTCGGTGTCGGTAAGCTCGATAATCCTTTTTCTAGTGGTGGTAAGTTCACCAACCCTTACGGGTTCGGCGAGCCACCATTGGTAAAATCAGCTGTGTCGACACTGAAACATTTTGGCGCTGGACTTTTAGGTAAACTTGATAAACCATCTTCCTCCCATTATGGCATTGACAGCGAAGAGAGCGGTTTTGGAAGTTCAAAATTCAAAGCTTTTGGCAAAGGTAGTAGCGGAAGTAGTagcttcaaaaataaatataaccTTGATAGCGACGAGTCCGGAGAGATATACACGAAAGCAAAGAATCCAAAACTGCACTCATCCTATGGCACCAAACTGAAATCCTCCCACAACACAGAGTTTGAAAGCGACTTCGATGTGAAAAACATCAAGCTGCCTGGAACTCTCAACACGTTCAGACCTAACAACTTCCCTAAATCGACAAAACACAAATCCAAATATGGTTCCGACATTGACAACCCTAACCCGCTTGAATTCCGACCTAACTTCAAACTGCAAGATGTACCAAATCTGTATCCCGATGAACATATAGGTGCAGGGATTGCCGCCAAGGGTCAAATCGAGAACTTTCTCAATGCGGAACACTCCTTCCGGAACGAACCAATCCGAACGACGCACTTCCTCGACGGTCACCCCGGCAAAAAGGGTCAGTATAATCAGTTTTTGAAATCTCAGGAGGATGAACAGTTCGAAAAGGAAGCTCTAAAGGCGCAGATCGAATACTTGAAAGCCCAAGCCTCGAAGCGGCCAGTTGCTGAAGTGAGACGCCCACCCGGTCCCCCACCGTCAGCGAAGATCAATTCAGGCCCACCACGGGGTCGTCCAGTGCGACGTATTCCGCAGCTAGCTCCGCTTGGTGCTAAACAATCCCGACCGCCAGTGAGGATTCCGCATTACAACGACAGACCGTACAGTATTAGCTTCAAGCTCTAA
- the LOC134208541 gene encoding uncharacterized protein LOC134208541 isoform X2, which translates to MLRLILVVVLLAAPTFSNAERRRAYYRKTTTTSTAAPIVEETSSSEAKYHDSAGEGLYTVGDSFTIGGGFSSSTPRDNIAKGSAFKPVTSSGDKLTSFSEYGYGGTQISDHNDSGSDEDYGINLKNIKPLKSSSSSSSFKPSGSFDFLNTDYLKSPSDSKTKTSYTNKFSISHPNPTKSSLTGKVDHLDDSTEYEIYSSLKSANSYKTSLNNLGLSKNLPYEAISGSSLNFDGKVKKLSSFSFDDSALASYTSNKNKKNKLSLDDDSFGGGSSFGLSNNFGVGKLDKPSSSHYGIDSEESGFGSSKFKAFGKGSSGSSSFKNKYNLDSDESGEIYTKAKNPKLHSSYGTKLKSSHNTEFESDFDVKNIKLPGTLNTFRPNNFPKSTKHKSKYGSDIDNPNPLEFRPNFKLQDVPNLYPDEHIGAGIAAKGQIENFLNAEHSFRNEPIRTTHFLDGHPGKKGQYNQFLKSQEDEQFEKEALKAQIEYLKAQASKRPVAEVRRPPGPPPSAKINSGPPRGRPVRRIPQLAPLGAKQSRPPVRIPHYNDRPYSISFKL; encoded by the exons attcTTGTAGTAGTGCTGTTAGCCGCACCAACCTTCTCAAATGCTGAACGACGGCGGGCATATTACCGAAAAACAACCACAACCAGCACTGCAGCGCCGATTGTAGAGGAAACCTCCAGTTCCGAGGCCAAATATCATGATAGCGCAGGGGAAGGTCTGTATACGGTTGGCGATTCATTTACAATAGGTGGTGGTTTTTCTTCGTCCACGCCCAGGGATAACATTGCCAAAGGAAGTGCCTTCAAGCCTGTCACTAGCAGCGGTGATAAACTGACA TCGTTCTCTGAATATGGATATGGCGGCACACAGATATCCGATCACAATGACTCTGGCTCGGACGAAGATTATGGAATCAACCTGAAAAACATTAAACCTCTCAAATCATCCTCGAGTTCCAGCAGTTTCAAACCTTCTGGATCATTTGATTTTCTGAACACTGACTATTTGAAATCACCTTCGGACAGTAAAACGAAAACCTCCTACaccaataaattttcaatttcccaCCCCAATCCCACGAAATCATCCCTGACGGGTAAGGTTGACCATTTGGACGATTCAACCGAGTATGAAATATACTCCAGCTTAAAGTCCGCCAATAGTTACAAAACCTCGTTGAATAATCTAGGTTTATCGAAAAACTTACCATATGAGGCTATTTCAGGATCATCACTGAACTTTGACGGTAAGGTGAAGAAGCTGTCATCTTTCTCGTTTGACGACTCTGCACTTGCATCGTACACTTCCAACAAGAACAAGAAGAACAAACTTTCACTAGACGACGACTCCTTCGGAGGTGGCAGCTCATTTGGACTCAGTAATAACTTCGGTGTCG GTAAACTTGATAAACCATCTTCCTCCCATTATGGCATTGACAGCGAAGAGAGCGGTTTTGGAAGTTCAAAATTCAAAGCTTTTGGCAAAGGTAGTAGCGGAAGTAGTagcttcaaaaataaatataaccTTGATAGCGACGAGTCCGGAGAGATATACACGAAAGCAAAGAATCCAAAACTGCACTCATCCTATGGCACCAAACTGAAATCCTCCCACAACACAGAGTTTGAAAGCGACTTCGATGTGAAAAACATCAAGCTGCCTGGAACTCTCAACACGTTCAGACCTAACAACTTCCCTAAATCGACAAAACACAAATCCAAATATGGTTCCGACATTGACAACCCTAACCCGCTTGAATTCCGACCTAACTTCAAACTGCAAGATGTACCAAATCTGTATCCCGATGAACATATAGGTGCAGGGATTGCCGCCAAGGGTCAAATCGAGAACTTTCTCAATGCGGAACACTCCTTCCGGAACGAACCAATCCGAACGACGCACTTCCTCGACGGTCACCCCGGCAAAAAGGGTCAGTATAATCAGTTTTTGAAATCTCAGGAGGATGAACAGTTCGAAAAGGAAGCTCTAAAGGCGCAGATCGAATACTTGAAAGCCCAAGCCTCGAAGCGGCCAGTTGCTGAAGTGAGACGCCCACCCGGTCCCCCACCGTCAGCGAAGATCAATTCAGGCCCACCACGGGGTCGTCCAGTGCGACGTATTCCGCAGCTAGCTCCGCTTGGTGCTAAACAATCCCGACCGCCAGTGAGGATTCCGCATTACAACGACAGACCGTACAGTATTAGCTTCAAGCTCTAA